A window from Bacteroidota bacterium encodes these proteins:
- the sucB gene encoding 2-oxoglutarate dehydrogenase, E2 component, dihydrolipoamide succinyltransferase, which yields MARVDVVMPKMGESVMEGTVLEWKKQVGDTIEQDETLLEISTDKVDSEVPSPEAGRIVEILAEEGDTVDVGTKIAVIDTDVNAEVGGDGAAAPDTGTSAPAQEVAEAPAAPAAAPPAAAPASPPSSAEQVEVVMPKMGESVMEGTVLEWKKQVGDAIELDETLLEISTDKVDSEVPSPAAGVLAEIVAEEGETVEVGAIIARIAVGDGAAVPAPSAAPAAPTAEPVAAPVAARAVSGGSVAGRSVSGDGADVSAGPIPRRGSGGQFFSPLVRSIAQKEGISQRELEGLAGSGAEGRLTKQDVLAYLEQRGSAPAQAAPVSAAPVAQPVAKAAPVSAPRLAAQPVAASGDGGSRVEVVKMDRMRQLIAEHMTRSKATSAHVTSFAEIDVTNLVTLRERQKQAFQQREGVKLTYTPFFVKASVDALRSHPLLNASVQGKEVIVKKDFHIGIAVAIGTKGLLVPIVRDAGQKNVAGLAQAVADLATRARNKQLLPDELQGGTFTVTNVGSLGSLMGTPIINQPQVAILSPGAITKRPVVVEDPTLGDVIAIRHMMYVSLSYDHRIIDGAMAASFLRAYRATIETLDPNGEV from the coding sequence ATGGCTCGCGTAGACGTCGTCATGCCCAAGATGGGCGAAAGCGTCATGGAAGGCACCGTCCTCGAATGGAAGAAGCAGGTCGGCGACACGATCGAGCAGGACGAGACGCTCCTGGAGATCTCGACCGACAAGGTCGACTCCGAGGTACCTAGCCCCGAAGCTGGACGGATCGTCGAGATCCTCGCGGAGGAAGGGGACACCGTGGACGTAGGCACGAAGATCGCCGTGATCGACACCGACGTGAACGCTGAGGTCGGCGGCGACGGCGCGGCGGCCCCCGACACGGGTACTTCGGCGCCGGCCCAGGAGGTCGCTGAAGCCCCTGCGGCTCCTGCTGCGGCGCCCCCTGCTGCGGCGCCAGCCTCACCGCCCTCGTCTGCGGAGCAGGTCGAGGTCGTCATGCCCAAGATGGGCGAGAGCGTCATGGAAGGCACCGTCCTCGAATGGAAGAAGCAGGTCGGCGACGCCATTGAACTGGACGAGACGCTGCTGGAAATCTCGACCGACAAGGTCGACTCCGAGGTGCCCAGCCCGGCCGCGGGCGTGCTCGCCGAGATCGTCGCCGAGGAAGGCGAGACGGTCGAGGTCGGCGCCATCATCGCGCGCATCGCCGTGGGCGATGGGGCTGCGGTGCCCGCGCCCAGTGCCGCCCCGGCAGCGCCAACGGCCGAGCCGGTCGCCGCCCCTGTCGCGGCCCGCGCCGTGTCCGGCGGCAGCGTCGCTGGCCGCAGCGTCTCCGGTGATGGAGCCGACGTGAGCGCAGGGCCGATCCCGCGCCGAGGCTCTGGTGGCCAGTTCTTCTCGCCGCTCGTGCGCTCCATCGCCCAGAAGGAAGGCATCTCGCAGCGCGAGCTCGAAGGCCTCGCTGGGAGCGGCGCTGAGGGCCGCCTGACGAAGCAAGACGTGCTCGCCTACCTGGAGCAGCGGGGTAGCGCGCCCGCGCAGGCGGCTCCTGTCTCAGCAGCTCCCGTGGCGCAGCCCGTCGCGAAGGCAGCCCCGGTGTCAGCACCCCGGCTGGCCGCCCAACCTGTCGCGGCCTCGGGCGATGGCGGCTCGCGCGTGGAGGTGGTCAAGATGGACCGCATGCGGCAGCTCATCGCCGAGCACATGACGCGCTCCAAGGCGACGAGCGCGCACGTCACCTCCTTCGCCGAGATCGACGTCACCAACCTCGTCACGCTGCGCGAGCGCCAGAAGCAGGCCTTCCAGCAGCGCGAGGGCGTCAAGCTTACCTACACCCCCTTCTTCGTCAAGGCGTCCGTCGACGCGCTCCGGAGCCACCCGCTTCTCAACGCCTCGGTGCAGGGCAAGGAGGTCATTGTCAAGAAAGACTTTCACATCGGCATCGCGGTGGCCATCGGGACGAAGGGCCTGCTCGTGCCCATCGTGCGCGACGCGGGGCAGAAGAACGTCGCGGGCCTTGCCCAAGCCGTCGCCGACCTCGCCACGCGCGCCCGCAACAAGCAACTGCTCCCGGACGAACTCCAGGGGGGCACGTTCACCGTGACCAACGTCGGATCGCTCGGCTCGCTCATGGGCACGCCGATCATCAACCAGCCTCAGGTGGCCATCCTCTCCCCGGGCGCGATCACCAAGCGGCCGGTGGTAGTGGAAGACCCCACGCTGGGCGACGTGATCGCCATCCGGCACATGATGTACGTGTCGCTCTCCTACGATCACCGCATCATCGACGGCGCGATGGCAGCCTCGTTCCTGCGCGCCTACCGGGCGACCATTGAGACGCTCGATCCAAACGGCGAGGTCTAG